Proteins from a genomic interval of Xiphophorus maculatus strain JP 163 A chromosome 7, X_maculatus-5.0-male, whole genome shotgun sequence:
- the LOC111609317 gene encoding uncharacterized protein LOC111609317, with product MFKASTESEAMEEIYVNMEPDGQTASSHTGKRRKPGPESEEQQESPSELKKKTESDDDDDDVKTGFESDSDSSGDETRADDPGSSQSEKKVPDWRQSIKLLKESGDTNGKPVAGKVMQKCALCTYETKKKQEKKFFHLAVADETDCIKVMVYGEELFNEVEKGRLYLFINVEVDVVYGEMVMKVTNQSRISKTNGIKVPKTLELQSPLFPIEKIQSFKEKTAASVEGTVIEIKCQKLGTKANAHEFQLEDETGSIWIKLWCKEQLRGMSVGDVVRVTNLRTNLYNKMVSLSSTDFTRIHKMKAAAVQSVTMQIVGIIEAGKEQSELDVLINDKSRSFFIHSSLLAKVFGVSLDDDFKDRLVKKIPFSAKGEIKQNKIQTLKAARATKT from the exons atgtttaaagccaGCACAGAGTCTGAAGCGATGGAGGAAATTTACGTCAATATGGAACCTGATGGACAAACCGCATCTAGTCACACAG GAAAGAGGAGGAAACCTGGACCTGagtcagaggagcagcaggagtctCCATCCG AGTTAAAGAAGAAGACTgagagtgatgatgatgatgatgatgttaaaACTG GGTTTGAATCTGATTCAGATTCTTCAGGTGATGAAACTCGAGCTG acGATCCAGGAAGTTCTCAGTCTGAGAAG AAGGTTCCTGATTGG AGACAGAGCATCAAGCTGCTGAAGGAAAGTGGAGACACCAATGGAAAACCTGTAGCTGGAAAGGTTATGCAGAAATGTGCTCTGTGTACGTATGAAACCAAAAAGAAGCAGGAGAAGAAGTTCTTCCATCTGGCAGTCGCTGACGAGACCGATTGCATTAAAGTCATGGTATATGGAGAAGAACTATTTAATGAAGTTGAAAAGGGACGACTTTACCTTTTCATTAATGTGGAAGTGGATGTAGTGTATGGTGAGATGGTGATGAAGGTGACCAACCAGAGCAGAATCTCAAAGACCAACGGCATTAAAGTTCCCAAGactctggagctgcagagtcCATTGTTTCCCATCGAGAAGATCCAATCCTTTAAGGAGAAAACAGCAGCGAGTGTTGAAGGAACTGTGATTGAG ATTAAATGCCAGAAACTTGGTACCAAAGCAAATGCACACGAGTTCCAACTTGAAGATGAAACCGGTTCCATATGGATCAAGCTGTGGTGCAAAGAACAGCTGAGAGGAATGTCAGTGGGAGATGTGGTCAGAGTGACCAACCTGCGGACAAACCTTTACAATAAAATGGTGTCTCTGAGCTCCACCGACTTCACCAGAATTCATAAG ATgaaagctgctgctgtccagAGTGTCACCATGCAGATTGTAGGGATCATAGAAGCGGGAAAGGAGCAGTCTGAGCTGGACGTGCTGATCAACGACAAGTCCAGATCCTTCTTCATCCATTCTTCTCTCCTGGCTAAGGTTTTTGGTGTCAGTCTGGATGACGACTTCAAGGACAGACTTGTGAAGAAAATCCCGTTTTCAGCcaaaggagaaataaaacaaaacaaaatccagactCTTAAAGCTGCAAGAGCCACCAAAACTTAA